The following coding sequences are from one Diachasmimorpha longicaudata isolate KC_UGA_2023 chromosome 6, iyDiaLong2, whole genome shotgun sequence window:
- the Tral gene encoding protein LSM14 homolog car-1 isoform X2 encodes MSAGMPELGSKISLISKADIRYEGRLFTVDPQECTIALANVRSFGTEDRETQFAVAPQNQVYEYILFRGSDIKDIRVVNNVNTLPNDPAIVQMTVQPSMGQQSYQPQPGYGHPMMPQMGPMGGQYGAPYGMAMGAMGPVMGLPSASRDPRMSMSKPNSELNSGPAEQNIINIPNSLPTANVKPLTKDQSLEDGVLEMLSGASRSTTPTSSLLTRKSPTNDQGTQVGHQQNQQGSVGKVGDKPINRGVQGAHRDRDTRSRGRSSSGMSQYSDSKADQLRESMHPDGQMQHQGQRNVHIGQGGPRGNRGGWIPRGNIQRGRGRGGRGGVFRSNQPGNAGAKPKNTLKFENDYDFEQANTEFEELRSRLAKTKIDAGAENEKKDDSGNETGAGENEQEEDSDVVHYDKSKSFFDNISCEAVERSKGSQRTDWRTERKLNSETFGVSSTRRGGFRGRGYYHNRGMSGGMYRGNNHGNGGQMGGYRGNYRGQRGGNNANRKTGQNQSNNAGQNRNNNEQNANQPQQTNRLIPGVV; translated from the exons ATGAGCGCCGGAATGCCAGAGCTGGGCTCTAAGATCAGCCTAATATCGAAAGCCGATATAAGATACGAGGGAAGGCTATTCACGGTTGACCCCCAGGAATGTACAATCGCCCTTGCCAATG TACGATCTTTTGGAACGGAGGATAGGGAGACGCAGTTTGCGGTGGCGCCACAGAATCAAGTGTATGAATACATTTTGTTCAGGGGTTCCGATATTAAGGATATTCGAGTTGTCAATAATGTCAACACGCTGCCCAATGATCCAGCTATTGTACAG ATGACAGTGCAGCCGTCGATGGGCCAGCAATCATACCAACCTCAACCGGGATATGGGCATCCAATGATGCCCCAGATGGGTCCAATGGGTGGCCAATATGGGGCGCCCTATGGGATGGCCATGGGCGCAATGGGCCCCGTAATGGGATTGCCAAGTGCCTCGAGGGATCCCCGTATGTCCATGAGCAAACCGAATAGTGAGTTGAACTCCGGCCCTGCTGAACAAAACATCATCAATATCCCAAATTCTCTGCCGACGGCGAACGTCAAGCCGTTGACAAAAGATCAATCTCTGGAAGATG GCGTCCTCGAGATGCTAAGTGGAGCCTCGCGCTCAACGACACCTACGTCCTCCCTATTGACCCGCAAGAGTCCCACAAACGACCAAGGAACTCAAGTTGGTCACCAGCAGAACCAACAGGGGTCTGTAGGCAAGGTTGGAGACAAACCCATCAACAGAGGTGTTCAAGGAGCCCACCGAGACCGGGACACACGTTCGAGAGGTCGCAGTAGCAGCGGTATGTCCCAGTACAGTGATAGCAAGGCGGATCAATTGCGTGAATCAATGCATCCGGATGGACAGATGCAACATCAAGGACAGCGTAATGTACATATTGGTCAGGGAGGCCCCCGTGGAAATCGCGGTGGTTGGATACCACGTGGTAATATCCAACGTGGACGTGGCCGAGGCGGCCGTGGTGGAGTCTTCCGTTCCAATCAACCTGGAAATGCTGGGGCCAAGCCCAAGAATACCCTGAAGTTTGAAAATGATTATGACTTTGAACAGGCGAACACCGAGTTTGAGGAGTTAAG ATCCCGACTAGCAAAGACCAAGATTGACGCAGGTGCTGAGAACGAAAAGAAAGACGACAGTGGTAATGAAACTGGTGCTGGTGAGAATGAGCAGGAGGAGGACTCGGACGTAGTGCACTACGACAAATCGAAATCGTTCTTCGACAATATCAGCTGTGAGGCAGTTGAGAGGAGTAAAGG ATCTCAACGTACGGACTGGAGAACAGAGAGAAAACTCAACTCTGAGACATTCGGTGTATCATCAACGAGACGTGGAGGGTTTCGTGGACGTGGGTACTATCACAATCGTGGCATGTCTGGTGGTATGTACCGCGGTAATAATCATGGCAATGGTGGACAAATGGGTGGATATCGTGGCAACTACAGGGGACAACGAGGTGGTAATAATGCTAATCGTAAAACTGGACAAAATCAGAGTAACAATGCCGGCCAAAATCGTAATAACAACGAACAAAATGCCAATCAGCCACAGCAGACTAATCGTCTTATACCTGGCGTTGTATAA
- the Tral gene encoding protein LSM14 homolog car-1 isoform X3: MSAGMPELGSKISLISKADIRYEGRLFTVDPQECTIALANVRSFGTEDRETQFAVAPQNQVYEYILFRGSDIKDIRVVNNVNTLPNDPAIVQMTVQPSMGQQSYQPQPGYGHPMMPQMGPMGGQYGAPYGMAMGAMGPVMGLPSASRDPRMSMSKPNSVLEMLSGASRSTTPTSSLLTRKSPTNDQGTQVGHQQNQQGSVGKVGDKPINRGVQGAHRDRDTRSRGRSSSGMSQYSDSKADQLRESMHPDGQMQHQGQRNVHIGQGGPRGNRGGWIPRGNIQRGRGRGGRGGVFRSNQPGNAGAKPKNTLKFENDYDFEQANTEFEELRSRLAKTKIDAGAENEKKDDSGNETGAGENEQEEDSDVVHYDKSKSFFDNISCEAVERSKGRSQRTDWRTERKLNSETFGVSSTRRGGFRGRGYYHNRGMSGGMYRGNNHGNGGQMGGYRGNYRGQRGGNNANRKTGQNQSNNAGQNRNNNEQNANQPQQTNRLIPGVV; the protein is encoded by the exons ATGAGCGCCGGAATGCCAGAGCTGGGCTCTAAGATCAGCCTAATATCGAAAGCCGATATAAGATACGAGGGAAGGCTATTCACGGTTGACCCCCAGGAATGTACAATCGCCCTTGCCAATG TACGATCTTTTGGAACGGAGGATAGGGAGACGCAGTTTGCGGTGGCGCCACAGAATCAAGTGTATGAATACATTTTGTTCAGGGGTTCCGATATTAAGGATATTCGAGTTGTCAATAATGTCAACACGCTGCCCAATGATCCAGCTATTGTACAG ATGACAGTGCAGCCGTCGATGGGCCAGCAATCATACCAACCTCAACCGGGATATGGGCATCCAATGATGCCCCAGATGGGTCCAATGGGTGGCCAATATGGGGCGCCCTATGGGATGGCCATGGGCGCAATGGGCCCCGTAATGGGATTGCCAAGTGCCTCGAGGGATCCCCGTATGTCCATGAGCAAACCGAATA GCGTCCTCGAGATGCTAAGTGGAGCCTCGCGCTCAACGACACCTACGTCCTCCCTATTGACCCGCAAGAGTCCCACAAACGACCAAGGAACTCAAGTTGGTCACCAGCAGAACCAACAGGGGTCTGTAGGCAAGGTTGGAGACAAACCCATCAACAGAGGTGTTCAAGGAGCCCACCGAGACCGGGACACACGTTCGAGAGGTCGCAGTAGCAGCGGTATGTCCCAGTACAGTGATAGCAAGGCGGATCAATTGCGTGAATCAATGCATCCGGATGGACAGATGCAACATCAAGGACAGCGTAATGTACATATTGGTCAGGGAGGCCCCCGTGGAAATCGCGGTGGTTGGATACCACGTGGTAATATCCAACGTGGACGTGGCCGAGGCGGCCGTGGTGGAGTCTTCCGTTCCAATCAACCTGGAAATGCTGGGGCCAAGCCCAAGAATACCCTGAAGTTTGAAAATGATTATGACTTTGAACAGGCGAACACCGAGTTTGAGGAGTTAAG ATCCCGACTAGCAAAGACCAAGATTGACGCAGGTGCTGAGAACGAAAAGAAAGACGACAGTGGTAATGAAACTGGTGCTGGTGAGAATGAGCAGGAGGAGGACTCGGACGTAGTGCACTACGACAAATCGAAATCGTTCTTCGACAATATCAGCTGTGAGGCAGTTGAGAGGAGTAAAGG AAGATCTCAACGTACGGACTGGAGAACAGAGAGAAAACTCAACTCTGAGACATTCGGTGTATCATCAACGAGACGTGGAGGGTTTCGTGGACGTGGGTACTATCACAATCGTGGCATGTCTGGTGGTATGTACCGCGGTAATAATCATGGCAATGGTGGACAAATGGGTGGATATCGTGGCAACTACAGGGGACAACGAGGTGGTAATAATGCTAATCGTAAAACTGGACAAAATCAGAGTAACAATGCCGGCCAAAATCGTAATAACAACGAACAAAATGCCAATCAGCCACAGCAGACTAATCGTCTTATACCTGGCGTTGTATAA
- the Tral gene encoding protein LSM14 homolog car-1 isoform X4, giving the protein MSAGMPELGSKISLISKADIRYEGRLFTVDPQECTIALANVRSFGTEDRETQFAVAPQNQVYEYILFRGSDIKDIRVVNNVNTLPNDPAIVQMTVQPSMGQQSYQPQPGYGHPMMPQMGPMGGQYGAPYGMAMGAMGPVMGLPSASRDPRMSMSKPNSELNSGPAEQNIINIPNSLPTANVKPLTKDQSLEDGVLEMLSGASRSTTPTSSLLTRKSPTNDQGTQVGHQQNQQGSVGKVGDKPINRGVQGAHRDRDTRSRGRSSSGMSQYSDSKADQLRESMHPDGQMQHQGQRNVHIGQGGPRGNRGGWIPRGNIQRGRGRGGRGGVFRSNQPGNAGAKPKNTLKFENDYDFEQANTEFEELRSRLAKTKIDAGAENEKKDDSGNETGAGENEQEEDSDVVHYDKSKSFFDNISCEAVERSKGRSQRTDWRTERKLNSETFGVSSTRRGGFRGRGYYHNRGMSGGMYRGNNHGNGGQMGGYRGNYRGQRERLD; this is encoded by the exons ATGAGCGCCGGAATGCCAGAGCTGGGCTCTAAGATCAGCCTAATATCGAAAGCCGATATAAGATACGAGGGAAGGCTATTCACGGTTGACCCCCAGGAATGTACAATCGCCCTTGCCAATG TACGATCTTTTGGAACGGAGGATAGGGAGACGCAGTTTGCGGTGGCGCCACAGAATCAAGTGTATGAATACATTTTGTTCAGGGGTTCCGATATTAAGGATATTCGAGTTGTCAATAATGTCAACACGCTGCCCAATGATCCAGCTATTGTACAG ATGACAGTGCAGCCGTCGATGGGCCAGCAATCATACCAACCTCAACCGGGATATGGGCATCCAATGATGCCCCAGATGGGTCCAATGGGTGGCCAATATGGGGCGCCCTATGGGATGGCCATGGGCGCAATGGGCCCCGTAATGGGATTGCCAAGTGCCTCGAGGGATCCCCGTATGTCCATGAGCAAACCGAATAGTGAGTTGAACTCCGGCCCTGCTGAACAAAACATCATCAATATCCCAAATTCTCTGCCGACGGCGAACGTCAAGCCGTTGACAAAAGATCAATCTCTGGAAGATG GCGTCCTCGAGATGCTAAGTGGAGCCTCGCGCTCAACGACACCTACGTCCTCCCTATTGACCCGCAAGAGTCCCACAAACGACCAAGGAACTCAAGTTGGTCACCAGCAGAACCAACAGGGGTCTGTAGGCAAGGTTGGAGACAAACCCATCAACAGAGGTGTTCAAGGAGCCCACCGAGACCGGGACACACGTTCGAGAGGTCGCAGTAGCAGCGGTATGTCCCAGTACAGTGATAGCAAGGCGGATCAATTGCGTGAATCAATGCATCCGGATGGACAGATGCAACATCAAGGACAGCGTAATGTACATATTGGTCAGGGAGGCCCCCGTGGAAATCGCGGTGGTTGGATACCACGTGGTAATATCCAACGTGGACGTGGCCGAGGCGGCCGTGGTGGAGTCTTCCGTTCCAATCAACCTGGAAATGCTGGGGCCAAGCCCAAGAATACCCTGAAGTTTGAAAATGATTATGACTTTGAACAGGCGAACACCGAGTTTGAGGAGTTAAG ATCCCGACTAGCAAAGACCAAGATTGACGCAGGTGCTGAGAACGAAAAGAAAGACGACAGTGGTAATGAAACTGGTGCTGGTGAGAATGAGCAGGAGGAGGACTCGGACGTAGTGCACTACGACAAATCGAAATCGTTCTTCGACAATATCAGCTGTGAGGCAGTTGAGAGGAGTAAAGG AAGATCTCAACGTACGGACTGGAGAACAGAGAGAAAACTCAACTCTGAGACATTCGGTGTATCATCAACGAGACGTGGAGGGTTTCGTGGACGTGGGTACTATCACAATCGTGGCATGTCTGGTGGTATGTACCGCGGTAATAATCATGGCAATGGTGGACAAATGGGTGGATATCGTGGCAACTACAGGGGACAACGAG
- the Tral gene encoding protein LSM14 homolog car-1 isoform X1, with the protein MSAGMPELGSKISLISKADIRYEGRLFTVDPQECTIALANVRSFGTEDRETQFAVAPQNQVYEYILFRGSDIKDIRVVNNVNTLPNDPAIVQMTVQPSMGQQSYQPQPGYGHPMMPQMGPMGGQYGAPYGMAMGAMGPVMGLPSASRDPRMSMSKPNSELNSGPAEQNIINIPNSLPTANVKPLTKDQSLEDGVLEMLSGASRSTTPTSSLLTRKSPTNDQGTQVGHQQNQQGSVGKVGDKPINRGVQGAHRDRDTRSRGRSSSGMSQYSDSKADQLRESMHPDGQMQHQGQRNVHIGQGGPRGNRGGWIPRGNIQRGRGRGGRGGVFRSNQPGNAGAKPKNTLKFENDYDFEQANTEFEELRSRLAKTKIDAGAENEKKDDSGNETGAGENEQEEDSDVVHYDKSKSFFDNISCEAVERSKGRSQRTDWRTERKLNSETFGVSSTRRGGFRGRGYYHNRGMSGGMYRGNNHGNGGQMGGYRGNYRGQRGGNNANRKTGQNQSNNAGQNRNNNEQNANQPQQTNRLIPGVV; encoded by the exons ATGAGCGCCGGAATGCCAGAGCTGGGCTCTAAGATCAGCCTAATATCGAAAGCCGATATAAGATACGAGGGAAGGCTATTCACGGTTGACCCCCAGGAATGTACAATCGCCCTTGCCAATG TACGATCTTTTGGAACGGAGGATAGGGAGACGCAGTTTGCGGTGGCGCCACAGAATCAAGTGTATGAATACATTTTGTTCAGGGGTTCCGATATTAAGGATATTCGAGTTGTCAATAATGTCAACACGCTGCCCAATGATCCAGCTATTGTACAG ATGACAGTGCAGCCGTCGATGGGCCAGCAATCATACCAACCTCAACCGGGATATGGGCATCCAATGATGCCCCAGATGGGTCCAATGGGTGGCCAATATGGGGCGCCCTATGGGATGGCCATGGGCGCAATGGGCCCCGTAATGGGATTGCCAAGTGCCTCGAGGGATCCCCGTATGTCCATGAGCAAACCGAATAGTGAGTTGAACTCCGGCCCTGCTGAACAAAACATCATCAATATCCCAAATTCTCTGCCGACGGCGAACGTCAAGCCGTTGACAAAAGATCAATCTCTGGAAGATG GCGTCCTCGAGATGCTAAGTGGAGCCTCGCGCTCAACGACACCTACGTCCTCCCTATTGACCCGCAAGAGTCCCACAAACGACCAAGGAACTCAAGTTGGTCACCAGCAGAACCAACAGGGGTCTGTAGGCAAGGTTGGAGACAAACCCATCAACAGAGGTGTTCAAGGAGCCCACCGAGACCGGGACACACGTTCGAGAGGTCGCAGTAGCAGCGGTATGTCCCAGTACAGTGATAGCAAGGCGGATCAATTGCGTGAATCAATGCATCCGGATGGACAGATGCAACATCAAGGACAGCGTAATGTACATATTGGTCAGGGAGGCCCCCGTGGAAATCGCGGTGGTTGGATACCACGTGGTAATATCCAACGTGGACGTGGCCGAGGCGGCCGTGGTGGAGTCTTCCGTTCCAATCAACCTGGAAATGCTGGGGCCAAGCCCAAGAATACCCTGAAGTTTGAAAATGATTATGACTTTGAACAGGCGAACACCGAGTTTGAGGAGTTAAG ATCCCGACTAGCAAAGACCAAGATTGACGCAGGTGCTGAGAACGAAAAGAAAGACGACAGTGGTAATGAAACTGGTGCTGGTGAGAATGAGCAGGAGGAGGACTCGGACGTAGTGCACTACGACAAATCGAAATCGTTCTTCGACAATATCAGCTGTGAGGCAGTTGAGAGGAGTAAAGG AAGATCTCAACGTACGGACTGGAGAACAGAGAGAAAACTCAACTCTGAGACATTCGGTGTATCATCAACGAGACGTGGAGGGTTTCGTGGACGTGGGTACTATCACAATCGTGGCATGTCTGGTGGTATGTACCGCGGTAATAATCATGGCAATGGTGGACAAATGGGTGGATATCGTGGCAACTACAGGGGACAACGAGGTGGTAATAATGCTAATCGTAAAACTGGACAAAATCAGAGTAACAATGCCGGCCAAAATCGTAATAACAACGAACAAAATGCCAATCAGCCACAGCAGACTAATCGTCTTATACCTGGCGTTGTATAA
- the Tral gene encoding protein LSM14 homolog A isoform X5, whose product MSAGMPELGSKISLISKADIRYEGRLFTVDPQECTIALANVRSFGTEDRETQFAVAPQNQVYEYILFRGSDIKDIRVVNNVNTLPNDPAIVQMTVQPSMGQQSYQPQPGYGHPMMPQMGPMGGQYGAPYGMAMGAMGPVMGLPSASRDPRMSMSKPNSELNSGPAEQNIINIPNSLPTANVKPLTKDQSLEDGVLEMLSGASRSTTPTSSLLTRKSPTNDQGTQVGHQQNQQGSVGKVGDKPINRGVQGAHRDRDTRSRGRSSSGMSQYSDSKADQLRESMHPDGQMQHQGQRNVHIGQGGPRGNRGGWIPRGNIQRGRGRGGRGGVFRSNQPGNAGAKPKNTLKFENDYDFEQANTEFEELRSRLAKTKIDAGAENEKKDDSGNETGAGENEQEEDSDVVHYDKSKSFFDNISCEAVERSKGTSRLAWVCAKIQ is encoded by the exons ATGAGCGCCGGAATGCCAGAGCTGGGCTCTAAGATCAGCCTAATATCGAAAGCCGATATAAGATACGAGGGAAGGCTATTCACGGTTGACCCCCAGGAATGTACAATCGCCCTTGCCAATG TACGATCTTTTGGAACGGAGGATAGGGAGACGCAGTTTGCGGTGGCGCCACAGAATCAAGTGTATGAATACATTTTGTTCAGGGGTTCCGATATTAAGGATATTCGAGTTGTCAATAATGTCAACACGCTGCCCAATGATCCAGCTATTGTACAG ATGACAGTGCAGCCGTCGATGGGCCAGCAATCATACCAACCTCAACCGGGATATGGGCATCCAATGATGCCCCAGATGGGTCCAATGGGTGGCCAATATGGGGCGCCCTATGGGATGGCCATGGGCGCAATGGGCCCCGTAATGGGATTGCCAAGTGCCTCGAGGGATCCCCGTATGTCCATGAGCAAACCGAATAGTGAGTTGAACTCCGGCCCTGCTGAACAAAACATCATCAATATCCCAAATTCTCTGCCGACGGCGAACGTCAAGCCGTTGACAAAAGATCAATCTCTGGAAGATG GCGTCCTCGAGATGCTAAGTGGAGCCTCGCGCTCAACGACACCTACGTCCTCCCTATTGACCCGCAAGAGTCCCACAAACGACCAAGGAACTCAAGTTGGTCACCAGCAGAACCAACAGGGGTCTGTAGGCAAGGTTGGAGACAAACCCATCAACAGAGGTGTTCAAGGAGCCCACCGAGACCGGGACACACGTTCGAGAGGTCGCAGTAGCAGCGGTATGTCCCAGTACAGTGATAGCAAGGCGGATCAATTGCGTGAATCAATGCATCCGGATGGACAGATGCAACATCAAGGACAGCGTAATGTACATATTGGTCAGGGAGGCCCCCGTGGAAATCGCGGTGGTTGGATACCACGTGGTAATATCCAACGTGGACGTGGCCGAGGCGGCCGTGGTGGAGTCTTCCGTTCCAATCAACCTGGAAATGCTGGGGCCAAGCCCAAGAATACCCTGAAGTTTGAAAATGATTATGACTTTGAACAGGCGAACACCGAGTTTGAGGAGTTAAG ATCCCGACTAGCAAAGACCAAGATTGACGCAGGTGCTGAGAACGAAAAGAAAGACGACAGTGGTAATGAAACTGGTGCTGGTGAGAATGAGCAGGAGGAGGACTCGGACGTAGTGCACTACGACAAATCGAAATCGTTCTTCGACAATATCAGCTGTGAGGCAGTTGAGAGGAGTAAAGG